Genomic window (Onychomys torridus chromosome 5, mOncTor1.1, whole genome shotgun sequence):
CCAGGAAGTGTAGGGATCTAGAACTAAGTCTATTCTCTGGCTACAGAGTCGGGCTGTCATGCTCTGACTTCCAGGCAATTCCTCTCCCTGCGGGAACCACCACCGATTACCCCAGCCTCTCTAAGCTTGGCTGTTCCGGAAGCACTTTTCCCTTCCGCACTCAGCTGTCCTTGACCGCCATCCTCCCAGACTTACAAAACCCAAAGATTCAAGTAAAAGGGCTCCTCCGTTCCCCCACGCAAAAAACACCCACGTCAAAGCATTTGGAAATATTTACGAGCACCTAGCGGGTCTTGAAAGCGATGCAAACCCACGCAGCAAAGTCTGATCTCTGCTCTGGTGGTAAACTCAGGCAGCAAAGGAGGTGACATTTACCGCGAACGCCAAGAACCCAGCTAATTCCAGCAGGAATTAGTAGGAAGTAAGAAACGCCTGAGTAGCCGGACTGGGGCGATCCCTTGCCAGATCAGCCTCACCTCGCTTTACAGCAACGGCCCGTACGGGGACCACTGGCAGAAGAGGGCGGGGTGCGTGCTTTTATCCCGGGGTTACAGCAGGGGAACGTGGAGGTACGGGTCAGGCAGCTACAAGTCACCCGGCAGGACGGCCCAGCCGGTTCACCGCCTAGGGACAGGGTGCGGCGGTCCGGAAAGACCGGCCCTTGTAGCCCCGCCCCTTCCTCGTGATGTCACCGGCTGGCAGTGAAAGCGGGCTGCGATTGGCTGTCTCCACCGCGGAGGCGGGACCTCAGCAGCGGGGCGCGCGCGCCCCCGGGAGGCGTTGACCAGGGTAGTGCGGGAAGGGGCGTGGCCCCGCGCGGAAGGCCGTTGGCAGCCTGGTCCCACCCCGGATGTGCTGCGTCACGGAGCGGGCAGCAGCGATTGGCCGGAGTGGTGCGGTGCGGCGGGAGGGGCGGAAGGTTCTGGAGGGCTGGCGGGATCTGGAAGCTTCCGCCGGACGGGTATATAGAGTCCGGGACAGGGCAGCTGCGGAGCCGGAGGCGGCGacagctgggcggcggtggccaTGGGCAAGGACTATTACCAGACGCTGGGCCTGGCCCGCGGCGCGTCCGACGACGAGATCAAACGAGCCTACCGCCGCCAGGCGCTGCGCTACCACCCCGACAAGAACAAGGAGCCCGGCGCCGAGGAGAAGTTCAAGGAGATCGCCGAGGCCTACGACGTGCTCAGCGACCCGCGCAAGCGCGAGATTTTCGACCGCTACGGAGAGGAAGGTACGCGTGCGCGCGGCCGGGGGTGACCCGCCGTTTGACAGGCGGGGAAACCGAGGCACTCGGGGCCTCTCCGAGGCCTGGGCCGGTGCGGACGGGCCGGCGACCCGGCGGCCGTGCCGCCTCCGCCCTCCGCCCGGCGGCCTCAGACGGGAGGAGGAGCTTTGGGCGCGCCGCTCGCACGGAAGCCTCTCGCGCGTCTGTCGCAGCCGCTCCCGGCCGGCCGCCTGCACGCAGGCCGGGACGCTGCAGACGGAGGGCGGCGGTCGCGGTCACGATCGCGATCGCCGAGGGTGTGAGAATTTGAAAATTGCCCGAGTGCTTTGTTTCTCTTGCCCCGCTGCCCGCAAGCTCGGTGCTGAAGCCGGAGTTGAGCCCGCCTGGCTGCAGCGCGGAGGAACCTGTTTGGAAGGGGTTGTGCATGGCTGGGAGGATGGGGCACCCACAGCTGCAGGCCTCGCTTCTGTTGTCGGAAGTGAAAGGGAGTGATGTGttccctgctcctgctgccattgGCAGTTAAAGACGAGATTAGATCTCACCTACTGGAAACAAGCTTTAAAAATGTAGatataagccgggcggtggtggcgcatgcccgtaatcccagcacttgggggcagaggcagatggatctctgtgagttcgaggccagcctgggctacagagcgagagccaggacaggcgcaaagctacacagagaaaccctgtctcaaaaaaaaaaaaacaaaaacaaacaaacaaaaaaaaaaaaaccctcccacTACGGTTCCCGGGGCTTTTTTACTAAAAGCAAAACTTGTTGAGCCAGGTGCGGGAGCTCACACCCTCACTCTAAAGTGAGCCTCTAAAGGCTGAAGCATTGTTGTGAATTTGTTGCAGatctgagctacagaatgagctccTGTTCCCAAAAGAACAGGACGTAGTGACAAGCCCAGCTCTGGGATgtctgagtcaggaggattgcctCCAGGCTAACCTTGGACTCCTGCTCAAGTTCAGGTGCTGTATAGCATCACAGTGGCACGTGCAGAATctcattcttttgagacaggatctttctcactgtgtagttcaggcttttagttctttaaatttgtttttatttctgtgtatatgagaatatgtttgcatgtatgtatgtgcaccgtgCACAAGCTTTGAGAGAAGAGGGTgtcgaatcccctggaactggagctagacTGTTGCCTGCTGCCATGTGGGAGTTGGTAATTGAACATGGTTCTCTGCCAGaggagcaagtgcttttaaattCTGAGCCACCTCCAGCACCTTATGCTGGGGCCTTGGCAGGTCTGGGACTTGCAGAGGTCAACCTGCTCCTGTCCTCAGGAGTGCTTGGGGTTCCAGGCATTCAGCACCATGCTGAATGTTTTATAAATGTGCTCATTTATTGCAGTGCTAGAAATGGAAATCAGAGGCCTTGACTCTCCTCCAGTGACCCtgacttctgattttgttttccaGGCCTAAAGGGTAGTGGACccagtggtggcagcagtggtggtgctaATGGTACCTCTTTCAGCTACACATTCCATGGAGACCCTCATGCTATGTTTGCTGAGTTCTTTGGTGGCAGAAACCCCTTTGATACCTTTTTTGGGCAGCGCAACGGGGAGGAAGGCATGGACATCGATGACCCGTTCTCTGCCTTCCCCATGGGTATGGGTGGCTTCACCAATGTGAACTTTGGACGTGCCCGCCCTGCCCAAGAGCCCACCCGAAAGAAGCAAGATCCCCCAGTCACCCATGACCTCCGGGTCTCCCTTGAAGAGATCTATAGCGGCTGTACCAAGAAGATGAAAATCTCCCACAAGCGGCTGAACCCTGATGGAAAGAGCATTCGAAATGAAGATAAGATCCTGACCATCGAAGtgaagaggggctggaaagaagggACCAAAATCACCTTTCCCAAGGAAGGGGACCAGACCTCCAACAACATTCCAGCTGACATCGTCTTTGTTTTAAAGGACAAGCCACACAACATCTTCAAGAGAGATGGTTCCGATGTCATTTATCCAGCCAGGATTAGCCTTCGGGAGGTAAGGCACTAGGTGGGAGGAATCATGAGAGGGGATGGTGCTGTGAGGAGCAGTGTGGGAGCCTGGCTGGGGCTCTGCTGTGCTAACAGTGAGGGTAGAAGGAGAGTGGGGTCTGGATGGCCTGGAGAAGTCCCGCTTCCTAAGCCAGCTTCCATCTGACACAGTCCTTTTCCTTCCTAGGCTCTCTGTGGTTGCACTGTAAATGTCCCCACTCTGGACGGCAGGACCATCCCTGTTGTATTCAAAGATGTCATCAGGCCTGGCATGCGGCGGAAAGTTCCTGGAGAAGGCCTCCCTCTCCCCAAAACACCCGAGAAACGTGGGGACCTTGTTATCGAATTTGAAATCATCTTCCCCGAAAGGATTCCCCTGACCTCCAGAACCGTCCTGGAGCAGGTTCTTCCCATATAGCCGCCTGCATTCCCCAAGGACTGAGCCAGGGACTTCTCCAGAGCTGCCGATTTCCGGACCATTCACTGGTTGCACACGGCGGGAGGGCCCAGGGAGGGCTTTTGCTCTGCCGAATGTTTTCCACAGAATATATTACAATCTTTCAAAGTCGCGCACTAGACTACAGTGATTTTTCGAGCGCTAGGCAGGCGGTGGGAAGAACAGCCCTCCTGGAATGGACCCACCCTCTGCACCCCAGCTCCTGACCAAGGGTGTGAGGCAGGCCTGCAACTGGACTTGCCCCCTGTGCTGTCCCTTAGCTTCTGGCTGTCATGTGGCAGTGGCCCAGCATCTCTGTTGGCAGAGCTGTGCACTAGTCAGTCTCCACTGTGTGAGAGGTTcttgttttattatgtatttgtcCCACACCTTGTTCCTCCTCCCCAGAAGAACCCTGTCTTGTCTTGGCCATCTCAAATTGAGACTAATTCAGTAGGACTGCCAGACCAGCAGCACAAGCAATACCTGGTTACAGGGCCACAGGGCCAGCCTCAGGTGAGCAAATCTCACTGCCACCTCCCTCTAGGTTTGGGACCTGGACAGCCAGGAGATCCCCTGGCCCTCTGGCTCTGTTGAAGTCAGATGGCTGGCTTATAGCCACAGTATTTGTTAGTCGGTCCAAAGGTAGTCCTTGGCCGTACTTGGGACTTCTCAGACCCGGgtgggttttttgtgtgtgtgtaatggactCTGAACTCTCAAAAGGATCTAATCCTTTTGAATTTTGCACAGCCCTAGATATAATCCCTTTATATGAAAGGGTCTTTGCTTCTGATGAAAGGAGCACTGTGGAACGtctgtaaatatgtttttataatcCCATTCAAAGCTGGTGTGCACTCAGATGAAAGCAATCCCTGTCAACTACTCTTGTCTGCCCAGGGCTGTGATGGAGTCAGACCTTGGGAGTGAAGGTGTCTGTTCTTTGAAGCTAGCCCGGTGCTCTGACATTCGATTCATTGTAAGTTGCCACTACCAACACGAGACCAAAGTGTGTGACTTGTCATTATGCAGTGTGACAGCATTAAAGACTGATGGTAAACCTCAGGGGAGCAGTCCTTGGACTCTGTTTGAGGGCTTtgcttggggggaggggaggcatggTGAGAGTCCTCATCTAAAGAAAACTGTTTCCCTTCCTAGAACACATAGGTTTCCCCATTCTGAACTCCAGCATCACTGGTGAAAGTTGGGGTGAGGGCCTGCCCTGAGCGCCTTTTCTGCCTTGCAAGGCTCTTGGCCACATCTGGGGAGCTAGTAACCACCAGGGCTAAAGATTAAAATACTAACTGCCAAATCACACTGCCAACTAGGTAGGCCTGGCTAGACCAGAGCTAGGATGTTAGGCTAGCTGCTTGGAGGTGACCCAGGGTCTGTTCTGCCCTGTGGGAAGTGGGGAGAAAAAACCCACTTCCTGTCCCAACTTTATGTGAGTATCCTAGGAACTTTAATCTCCTTAAAGAGCTACATAAATTATAAAGCAGATGGGACATAGACTTTAAAagtgtgttggttttgtttctataCTTTGGTGGTGCTGGTaatggaacccagggttttgtcCTCTAAGCTAACTACGGCTACTGGCCATGCTGCAGACTGCTCAAAAGTAAAACTTGTTTTTAAcaaattgccaggcagtggtggcacacacctttaatcccagcgctcagggaggcagaagcaggcagatctctgagtttgagaccagcctggtcgacagagtgagttctaggacagctaggggtatacagagaaaccctgtctcagggaaaaagaTAACATTGCATGTAAAGTCCTCCGAGAGGACTGAGCCagtagagttcaaggccagcttgggttacaaaGAGCTGGGAATATGGCTAAGCTATAATAAGAATATTGGTCCAGCCTATGCAAATCTGCCTAAAAGTGGCTTTTCTCTCACCACCAAGACAAGTTAGTCCCAGTCAGAACAAAGAGAATTCcagaatgtttttttatttaataaaattaaaatagctcCTCCAGTCACCCTAGCACATACCAGGTGCTCAGCTACTACACATGCTTGTGGCTGCAAACTCCACCAAGAATGATTCCTAAAGAGATGACCTGTCATGTGATTAGCTTCTGCACATGTCCTTGGGAAGTTGGTAGGGAAGTGTTATTATTAATCCCACAAAACAATGTCCACATACATACCCTTTTAGAAACCCACAAATAGCCTGGCCAGCAACCTAGGGAGAGGGAGATTCTCTGGGGAGCATATTGTTATTAAGGGACAGGGCACAAAGATTAGCAGTAGAAAGCACTGATATGTGtgagtgaggccctgggttaTACCCCTGCACCTCAGACCCCTTGACATGGTCTGAGAGGGGAGCAGGGCCTGCCCTGAGCCTGGGGTTCCCTTCCTATTACACGAGGGCACCAAAAACATAGAAAGGGTTTTTTGTGCATTCAAGAGTGCCTGTgagggctcagtagttaacagTACTGCTCTTGTGTAGGGTGTGTAGGGCCCTGGTTCAGTTCCAGCACTACctataacaccagttccagggcatctgacacccttcTGGCTTCAGGCATCAAACATGCACAACTCATAAGATTGTGCCCGGGCTTATGTAAGCACAGTTTCTGAGTTTTCAGTTTCGTTTCTTGGCTGGCCATTAGAACAGTAGGAAACTGGAAAGGGCTCCCAGAGAGAAcctcacccaccaccaccaaatgtTGTTTTCTCAGGGCTTCTGAGATACTGCACAGAACGCTTCTATCTCTTTAAGGCTTTCCCCCTTCTGTGGATAGCAGGGCAGTGGAGCTGCTGCATTCTAAATGTATCCATCTCATTAGCTCCACTAGGTGGGGGAATTATACAGCTCCAGTTACTGGATGGCTTGTACCTCCAGCTTGAAGTTTTGCTTCAGGTCTGAATTCCAGGTTGACCTTTTTCAAGCTACATGATGTTGGACAAGGAAATTAACCTCATTATGCTAATATTTTAGCTGTGAAATGGGCATAATAATAGGACCTTTTTCTGAGAATGATGTCTTACATTAAGCTACTTGCAAGATCAAAACCAGCCTAGAAAACttaggccctgtctcaaaaaagtaaaaagaactgggtgtggcacacacctttaatcctggcactcagaaggcagaggcagatctctcgtaagtttgaagccagcctggtctacatagtgagctccaagacagACAAGGCTACTATtaaaaccctttctcaaacaacaacaaaaaataaaagtcaggCTGGAAAGGTGTCTCAGTGGTCAAGAACCATAAATTTGTAGAAAGccagggcctgagagatggctcagaggttaagagcattggc
Coding sequences:
- the Dnajb1 gene encoding dnaJ homolog subfamily B member 1 gives rise to the protein MGKDYYQTLGLARGASDDEIKRAYRRQALRYHPDKNKEPGAEEKFKEIAEAYDVLSDPRKREIFDRYGEEGLKGSGPSGGSSGGANGTSFSYTFHGDPHAMFAEFFGGRNPFDTFFGQRNGEEGMDIDDPFSAFPMGMGGFTNVNFGRARPAQEPTRKKQDPPVTHDLRVSLEEIYSGCTKKMKISHKRLNPDGKSIRNEDKILTIEVKRGWKEGTKITFPKEGDQTSNNIPADIVFVLKDKPHNIFKRDGSDVIYPARISLREALCGCTVNVPTLDGRTIPVVFKDVIRPGMRRKVPGEGLPLPKTPEKRGDLVIEFEIIFPERIPLTSRTVLEQVLPI